A genomic segment from Sciurus carolinensis chromosome 1, mSciCar1.2, whole genome shotgun sequence encodes:
- the Slc39a4 gene encoding zinc transporter ZIP4 isoform X1, with translation MVFLAQLTPGLLLAMTMATAVMAQPASLLSLLTSGQGTLDKEELSSLLNTLMDRVHCTSGPCGKCLSVEDALALGRPDKLGLVPGPVLESRYIARLSAAAALYLSNPQGTCADIQAGRWASRADHFLVLLESPEAMTQGLNQLLQKIKAQAAGQPAGEETCVDVPQLLEEAAGAGAPQSPGPVLAALLDHTRNGSCFHALPSPQYFVDFVFRQHSSEALNLTLAELEALMKLLGVGGEAHSDHDHTDHDEHSQLDREANSWDPVPLNPNSNSSVWDTVCLSAREVMAVYGLSEQTGVSPEAWTKLSPALLQQQLSGACSSQARSPARDQLSQAERYLYGSLATLLICLCAVFGLLLLTCASCSSATHYVMQTFLSMAVGALTGDALLHLMPKVLGLHSHNGEVHTHMEEGLGPQPTWRLLAVLAGLYIFFLFESLFNLLLPRDQDPEKDGHCSHGGHSHGVSLQLAPSELRQPKQPHEGSRADLVAEESPELLNPEPRRLRPELRLLPYLITLGDAVHNFADGLAVGAAFASSWKTGLATSLAVFCHEVPHELGDFAALLHAGLSVRRALLLNLASALTAFAGLYVALAVGVGEESESWILAVATGLFLYVALCDMLPAMLNLRDQRPWLLFLLHNVGLLGGWTVLLLLSLYEDNITL, from the exons ATGGTGTTCCTAGCCCAGCTCACACCAGGGCTGCTGTTGGCCATGACGATGGCAACAGCGGTGATGGCCCAGCCTGCCAGCTTGCTGAGCCTGCTCACCTCAGGCCAGGGCACTCTGGATAAAGAGGAGCTGAGCAGCCTATTAAATACGCTGATGGACCGTGTGCACTGTACCAGCGGGCCGTGTGGAAAG TGCCTGTCCGTGGAGGATGCCTTGGCCCTGGGCAGGCCTGACAAGCTGGGGCTTGTCCCAGGACCAGTCCTGGAGTCCAGGTACATCGCCCGCCTCAGTGCCGCCGCAGCTCTCTATCTTAGCAATCCACAGGGCACATGTGCAGACATCCAGGCTGGTCGCTGGGCCTCCCGTGCTGACCACTTCCTGGTCCTGCTGGAGAGTCCTGAGGCCATGACCCAGGGCCTAAATCAGCTGCTGCAAAAGATCAAGGCCCAGGCTGCTGGCCAGCCTGCTGGGGAAGAG ACATGTGTAGATGTCCCTCAGctgctggaggaggcagcggggGCAGGAGCTCCTCAAAGCCCGGGCCCTGTCCTGGCCGCCCTGCTGGACCACACCAGGAATGGGTCCTGCTTCCATGCCCTGCCAAGCCCTCAGTACTTTGTGGACTTCGTGTTCCGGCAGCACAGCAGTGAAGCTCTCAACCTCACACTGGCTG AGCTGGAAGCTTTGATGAAGCTCCTGGGAGTGGGTGGAGAGGCCCACAGTGACCACGACCACACTGACCATGATGAGCACAGTCAACTGGACAGGGAGGCCAACAGCTGGGACCCTGTTCCCCTTAACCCCAACAGCAACTCCAGTGTATGGGACACG GTATGCCTGAGTGCCAGGGAGGTGATGGCTGTTTATGGACTGTCTGAGCAGACTGGGGTGAGCCCTGAGGCCTGGACCAAGCTGAGCCCCGCCCTGCTCCAGCAGCAGCTGAGCGGGGCCTGCAGCTCCCAGGCAAGGTCACCAGCCCGGGACCAGCTCAGCCAGGCAGAGA GGTATCTGTATGGCTCCCTGGCCACACTGCTCATCTGCCTCTGTGCTGTGTTTGGCCTCCTGCTGCTGACCTGTGCCAGCTGCAGCTCAGCCACCCACTATGTCATGCAGACCTTCCTGAGCATGGCTGTGGGTGCACTCACTGGTGATGCCCTCCTGCACCTGATGCCCAAG GTGCTGGGGCTGCACTCCCACAATGGAGAGGTCCACACCCACATGGAGGAGGGCCTTGGCCCACAGCCCACCTGGCGCCTACTGGCCGTCCTGGCAGGCCTCTACATCTTCTTCCTGTTTGAGAGCCTCTTCAAcctcctgctgcccagggacCAG gacccagagaaggacGGGCATTGTAGCCATGGTGGCCACAGCCACGGAGTGTCCCTGCAGCTGGCACCCAGCGAGCTCCGGCAGCCCAAGCAGCCCCACGAGGGATCTCGGGCAGATCTG GTGGCAGAGGAGAGCCCAGAGCTGCTAAACCCAGAGCCCCGGAGGCTGCGCCCAG AGCTGAGGCTGCTGCCCTACCTGATCACCCTGGGCGACGCCGTGCACAACTTCGCTGATGGACTGGCCGTGGGCGCGGCCTTCGCGTCCTCCTGGAAGACCGGGCTGGCCACCTCGCTGGCGGTGTTCTGCCACGAGGTCCCTCACGAGCTGG GGGACTTCGCGGCCCTGCTGCACGCGGGGCTGTCGGTGCGACGTGCGCTGCTGCTGAACCTGGCCTCGGCGCTCACGGCCTTCGCCGGCCTCTACGTGGCGCTCGCAGTCGGAGTCGGCGAGGAGAGCGAGTCCTGGATCCTGGCAGTAGCCACAGGCCTCTTCCTCTACGTGGCGCTCTGTGACATG CTCCCGGCCATGCTGAACTTGCGGGACCAGCGGCCCTGGCTCCTATTCCTGCTGCACAACGTGGGCCTGCTGGGCGGCTGGACCGTCCTGCTGCTGCTGTCACTGTATGAGGACAATATCACCCTCTAA
- the Slc39a4 gene encoding zinc transporter ZIP4 isoform X2 encodes MVFLAQLTPGLLLAMTMATAVMAQPASLLSLLTSGQGTLDKEELSSLLNTLMDRVHCTSGPCGKTCVDVPQLLEEAAGAGAPQSPGPVLAALLDHTRNGSCFHALPSPQYFVDFVFRQHSSEALNLTLAELEALMKLLGVGGEAHSDHDHTDHDEHSQLDREANSWDPVPLNPNSNSSVWDTVCLSAREVMAVYGLSEQTGVSPEAWTKLSPALLQQQLSGACSSQARSPARDQLSQAERYLYGSLATLLICLCAVFGLLLLTCASCSSATHYVMQTFLSMAVGALTGDALLHLMPKVLGLHSHNGEVHTHMEEGLGPQPTWRLLAVLAGLYIFFLFESLFNLLLPRDQDPEKDGHCSHGGHSHGVSLQLAPSELRQPKQPHEGSRADLVAEESPELLNPEPRRLRPELRLLPYLITLGDAVHNFADGLAVGAAFASSWKTGLATSLAVFCHEVPHELGDFAALLHAGLSVRRALLLNLASALTAFAGLYVALAVGVGEESESWILAVATGLFLYVALCDMLPAMLNLRDQRPWLLFLLHNVGLLGGWTVLLLLSLYEDNITL; translated from the exons ATGGTGTTCCTAGCCCAGCTCACACCAGGGCTGCTGTTGGCCATGACGATGGCAACAGCGGTGATGGCCCAGCCTGCCAGCTTGCTGAGCCTGCTCACCTCAGGCCAGGGCACTCTGGATAAAGAGGAGCTGAGCAGCCTATTAAATACGCTGATGGACCGTGTGCACTGTACCAGCGGGCCGTGTGGAAAG ACATGTGTAGATGTCCCTCAGctgctggaggaggcagcggggGCAGGAGCTCCTCAAAGCCCGGGCCCTGTCCTGGCCGCCCTGCTGGACCACACCAGGAATGGGTCCTGCTTCCATGCCCTGCCAAGCCCTCAGTACTTTGTGGACTTCGTGTTCCGGCAGCACAGCAGTGAAGCTCTCAACCTCACACTGGCTG AGCTGGAAGCTTTGATGAAGCTCCTGGGAGTGGGTGGAGAGGCCCACAGTGACCACGACCACACTGACCATGATGAGCACAGTCAACTGGACAGGGAGGCCAACAGCTGGGACCCTGTTCCCCTTAACCCCAACAGCAACTCCAGTGTATGGGACACG GTATGCCTGAGTGCCAGGGAGGTGATGGCTGTTTATGGACTGTCTGAGCAGACTGGGGTGAGCCCTGAGGCCTGGACCAAGCTGAGCCCCGCCCTGCTCCAGCAGCAGCTGAGCGGGGCCTGCAGCTCCCAGGCAAGGTCACCAGCCCGGGACCAGCTCAGCCAGGCAGAGA GGTATCTGTATGGCTCCCTGGCCACACTGCTCATCTGCCTCTGTGCTGTGTTTGGCCTCCTGCTGCTGACCTGTGCCAGCTGCAGCTCAGCCACCCACTATGTCATGCAGACCTTCCTGAGCATGGCTGTGGGTGCACTCACTGGTGATGCCCTCCTGCACCTGATGCCCAAG GTGCTGGGGCTGCACTCCCACAATGGAGAGGTCCACACCCACATGGAGGAGGGCCTTGGCCCACAGCCCACCTGGCGCCTACTGGCCGTCCTGGCAGGCCTCTACATCTTCTTCCTGTTTGAGAGCCTCTTCAAcctcctgctgcccagggacCAG gacccagagaaggacGGGCATTGTAGCCATGGTGGCCACAGCCACGGAGTGTCCCTGCAGCTGGCACCCAGCGAGCTCCGGCAGCCCAAGCAGCCCCACGAGGGATCTCGGGCAGATCTG GTGGCAGAGGAGAGCCCAGAGCTGCTAAACCCAGAGCCCCGGAGGCTGCGCCCAG AGCTGAGGCTGCTGCCCTACCTGATCACCCTGGGCGACGCCGTGCACAACTTCGCTGATGGACTGGCCGTGGGCGCGGCCTTCGCGTCCTCCTGGAAGACCGGGCTGGCCACCTCGCTGGCGGTGTTCTGCCACGAGGTCCCTCACGAGCTGG GGGACTTCGCGGCCCTGCTGCACGCGGGGCTGTCGGTGCGACGTGCGCTGCTGCTGAACCTGGCCTCGGCGCTCACGGCCTTCGCCGGCCTCTACGTGGCGCTCGCAGTCGGAGTCGGCGAGGAGAGCGAGTCCTGGATCCTGGCAGTAGCCACAGGCCTCTTCCTCTACGTGGCGCTCTGTGACATG CTCCCGGCCATGCTGAACTTGCGGGACCAGCGGCCCTGGCTCCTATTCCTGCTGCACAACGTGGGCCTGCTGGGCGGCTGGACCGTCCTGCTGCTGCTGTCACTGTATGAGGACAATATCACCCTCTAA
- the Vps28 gene encoding vacuolar protein sorting-associated protein 28 homolog isoform X1: MVPLGQNRGSHSVADRACRMFHGIPATPGMGAPGNKPELYEEVKLYKNAREREKYDNMAELFAVVKTMQALEKAYIKDCVTPNEYTAACSRLLVQYKAAFRQVQGSEISSIDEFCRKFRLDCPLAMERVKEDRPITIKDDKGNLNRCIADVVSLFITVMDKLRLEIRAMDEIQPDLRELMETMHRMSHLPPDFEGRQTVNQWLQTLSGMSASDELDDSQVRQMLFDLESAYNAFNRFLHA, translated from the exons ATGGTTCCCCTAGGCCAAAATCGGGG GTCTCACTCTGTGGCTGACCGAGCCTGCAGGATGTTTCACGGGATCCCAGCCACTCCGGGCATGGGAG CCCCTGGGAACAAGCCAGAGCTGTATGAG GAAGTGAAGTTGTACAAGAATGCCCGGGAGAGAGAGAA GTATGACAACATGGCAGAGCTGTTTGCAGTAGTGAAGACAATGCAGGCACTGGAAAAAGCATACATCAAGGACTGCGTCACCCCCAACGA GTACACTGCAGCCTGCTCTCGGCTCCTGGTCCAGTACAAAGCTGCCTTCCGGCAGGTTCAAGGCTCAGAAATCAGTTCCATTGATGAATTCTGCCGCAAGTTCCGC CTGGACTGCCCGCTCGCCATGGAGAGGGTCAAGGAGGACAGGCCCATCACCATCAAGGACGACAAGGGCAACCTCAATCGCTGTATTGCCGATGTTGTCTCA CTCTTCATCACAGTCATGGACAAACTGCGCCTAGAGATCCGTGCCATGGATGAG ATCCAGCCCGACCTGCGGGAGCTGATGGAGACCATGCACCGCATGAGCCACCTGCCCCCAGACTTCGAGGGCCGCCAAACAGTCAACCAATG GCTACAGACCCTGAGTGGCATGTCAGCATCCGACGAGCTCGATGACTCCCAGGTGCGTCAGATGCTCTTCGATCTGGAGTCTGCCTACAACGCCTTTAACCGCTTCTTGCACGCCTGA
- the Tonsl gene encoding LOW QUALITY PROTEIN: tonsoku-like protein (The sequence of the model RefSeq protein was modified relative to this genomic sequence to represent the inferred CDS: inserted 1 base in 1 codon) produces MSLERELRQLSKAKAKAQRSGQLHEEAAFCHQLGELLASHGRYAEALEEHQRELRLLESALDTLGCAVAHRKIGERLAXMEDYSAALQHQYRHLELAGSLSNHTELQRAWATIGRTHLDIYDHCQSRDDLLQAQAAFEKSLAIVDEKLEGTLSQRELSEMRTRLYLNLGLTFESLQQTALCNEYFKKSIFLAEQNHLHEDLFRARYNLGAIHWRGGQHSQAMRCLEGARECARAMKKRFLESECCMMVSQVLQDLGDFLAAKRALKKAYRLGSQKPVQRAAICQNLKYVRAVVRLQQQLEDAESSDPQGAMAICEQLGDLFSKAADFSKAIEAYQKQLHFAEQLNRPDLELATIHVSLAATRADMKDYHQAVYHYEEELRLRNGNALEEANTWFNIALSREEAGDTYELLAPCFQKALGCAQQAQQPQLQKQVLQHLHTVQLRLQPQEAPGTKTRLEELSVAEDLVEEEEEEEEEEVEEVVAREALEGSELELSESEDDADSLAWQLEEDEELQGRLGRRKVNRWNRRNDVGETLLHRACIEGHLRRVQDLVRQGHPLNPRDYCGWTPLHEACNYGHLEIVCFLLDHGAAVDDPGGQGCEGITPLHDALNCGHFEVAELLIERGASVTVRTRKGHSPLETLQQWVKLYHRDLDLETRQKAAAMERRLRAASSGSASPTSWTIPSNHLFDPETSPPSSLCPEPPWPTPRPSEASPAYARVSPQQARPRRSRHRLASSSSSEGEDSVGPHRSSQKRPRHFAPAQQDEARTAGPASSREAAAVSTGQTAYQAAIRSVGSAQSRSLGQSPRDPSEALGPQAALIPEEEYLAGDWLELDTPLPHSRPSRLPRPQGSGDSNRPSASAPGNEEHPARPRTWARQSSQACLESWSTPDRAGDGSLAAELPEKPSGPSGESPATGQPLGLVQPLPIRIRVQVQDNLFLVPVPHSEVHSVAWLADQAAQRYYQTCGLLPRLTLRKEGALLAPQDSISDVLQSNDEVLAEVTSWDLPPLTDRYRRACQSLGQGEHQQVLQAMEHQGSSTSFSACSLALSQAQLTPLLRALKLHTALRELHLAGNRLGDGCANELLAALSTMPSLVLLDLSSNHLGQESLRQLAGGPQGQATLQKLEELDLSMNPLGDSCGQALASLLRACPLLSTLHLKACGFGSTLFLSHQAALGSAFQDAEHLKTLSLSYNALGALALARALQSLPTRTLLHLELGSVANSKSDMGLMEPIVRYLAKEDCALVHLTLSANYLGDTAVRELSRCLPLCPSLISLDLSANPEISCASLQELLSALQQRPEGLHFLGLSGCAVQGPLSPGLWDKITVQLRELQLCSRGLCAEDRDALHQRLQGPSSCTLTRGPQLFFRRL; encoded by the exons ATGAGCCTGGAACGCGAACTTCGAC AGCTGAGCAAGGCCAAGGCCAAGGCCCAGAGGAGCGGGCAGCTGCACGAGGAGGCGGCCTTCTGCCATCAACTGGGGGAGCTGCTGGCCAGCCATG GCCGTTATGCTGAAGCCCTCGAGGAACACCAGCGGGAGCTGCGGCTCCTGGAGAGCGCCCTGGACACCCTCGGCTGCGCTGTGGCCCACCGCAAGATCGGAGAGCGACTGG GAATGGAGGATTATTCAGCTGCCCTGCAG CACCAGTACCGTCACCTGGAGCTAGCAGGTTCCCTGTCCAATCACACTGAGCTGCAGAGGGCCTGGGCTACCATTGGCCGCACCCACTTGGACATCTATGACCACTGCCAGTCAAGGGATGACTTGCTGCAGGCACAGGCTGCCTTTGAGAAGAGCTTGGCTATTGTAGATGAGAAGCTGGAGG GGACCCTGTCCCAACGAGAGCTGAGCGAGATGAGGACTCGACTCTACCTCAATCTGGGTCTCACTTTTGAGAGCCTGCAGCAGACAGCCCTGTGCAATGAGTACTTCAAGAAGAGCATCTTTCTCGCTGA GCAGAACCACCTCCACGAGGACCTGTTCCGTGCCCGCTACAACCTGGGTGCCATCCACTGGCGGGGAGGGCAGCACTCTCAGGCCATGCGCTGCTTGGAGGGGGCCCGCGAATGTGCACGTGCCATGAAGAAGCGGTTCCTGGAGAGCGAGTGCTGCATGATGGTCTCCCAG GTCCTCCAAGACCTGGGGGATTTTTTAGCTGCCAAACGTGCCCTGAAGAAGGCCTACAGGCTGGGTTCCCAGAAACCTGTGCAGAGAGCAGCTATCTGCCAAAATCTCAAGTATG TGCGAGCAGTGGTCAggctgcagcagcagctggaggaTGCTGAGAGCAGTGACCCTCAGGGTGCCATGGCCATCTGCGAGCAGCTGGGGGACCTGTTCTCTAAGGCAGCTGACTTCTCCAAGGCCATTGAGGCTTACCAGAAGCAG CTGCACTTTGCTGAGCAACTGAATAGACCAGACCTTGAGCTGGCCACCATCCATGTGTCCCTGGCCGCCACACGGGCAGACATGAAGGACTACCACCAGGCAGTGTACCATTATGAAGAGGAACTCAGACTGCGCAATGGCAATGCCCTGGAG GAGGCTAATACCTGGTTCAACATTGCACTGTCCCGCGAGGAGGCTGGTGATACATATGAGCTGCTGGCCCCATGCTTCCAGAAGGCTCTTGGCTGTGCCCAACAGGCCCAGCAGCCCCAGCTGCAG AAGCAGGTATTGCAGCACCTCCACACTGTACAGCTGAGGCTACAGCCCCAAGAAGCCCCTGGCACCAAAACCAGACTAGAGGAGCTGAGTGTGGCTGAAGACctggtggaagaggaggaggaggaggaggaggaggaggtggaggaggtggtggcTCGTGAGGCCCTGGAGGGCAGCGAGCTGGAGCTCTCAGAGAGTG AGGATGATGCTGACAGCCTGGCCTGGCAgctggaggaggatgaggagctTCAGGGCCGTCTGGGCCGGCGGAAGGTGAACAGG TGGAACCGACGCAACGACGTGGGGGAGACCCTGCTGCACCGAGCCTGCATCGAGGGCCATCTGCGCCGTGTCCAGGACCTTGTGAGGCAG GGCCACCCCCTGAACCCTCGGGACTACTGTGGCTGGACACCTCTACATGAAGCCTGCAACTATGGGCACCTGG AGATTGTCTGCTTCCTGTTGGACCATGGGGCTGCAGTGGATGATCCAGGTGGCCAGGGATGCGAGGGTATCACCCCTCTACATGATGCCCTTAACTGTGGCCACTTTGAGGTGGCTGAGCTACTTATTGAGCGAGGGGCATCTGTCACTGTCCGAACCAGGAAG GGCCACAGCCCATTGGAGACGCTGCAGCAGTGGGTGAAGCTATACCACAGGGACCTGGACCTTGAGACGCGACAGAAGGCAGCAGCCATGGAGAGGCGACTCCGGGCAGCTTCTTCAGGCTCAG CCTCCCCAACCTCCTGGACCATCCCAAGTAACCACCTGTTTGACCCTGAGacctctcctccctccagcctctgcccagaACCCCCTTGGCCCACCCCTAGACCCTCAGAGGCCTCTCCAGCCTATGCCAGGGTTTCCCCACAACAGGCCAGGCCTCGAAGGAGCAGGCACAGGTTGGCCAGTAGCAGCAGCTCGGAGGGTGAGGACAGCGTCGGGCCCCACAGGTCATCCCAGAAGAGGCCAAGGCACTTTGCTCCAGCACAGCAGGATGAGGCCAGGACAGCTGGCCCTGCCAGCAGCAGGGAGGCAGCTGCAGTGAGCACTGGTCAGACAGCCTACCAGGCAGCCATCCGAAGTGTGGGCAGTGCCCAGAGCCGCAGCCTGGGGCAGAGCCCTCGGGACCCAAGTGAAGCCCTTGGACCCCAGGCAGCTCTCATTCCTGAGGAGGAATACCTGGCTGGGGACTGGCTGGAGCTGGACACACCCTTGCCCCACAGCCGCCCATCCCGCCTGCCCCGACCCCAGGGCAGTGGGGACAGCAACAGACCCAGTGCCTCAGCGCCAGGCAATGAAGAACACCCTGCCAGGCCCCGGACCTGGGCCAGGCAGAGCAGCCAGGCCTGTCTCGAGAGTTGGAGCACACCAGACAGAGCTGGAGACGGCAGCTTGGCTGCAGAGCTCCCAGAGAAGCCCAGTGGGCCCAGTGGGGAAAGCCCTGCAACAGGCCAGCCCTTG GGTCTAGTGCAACCTCTTCCCATCCGGATTCGAGTTCAAGTTCAGGATAACCTTTTCCTTGTCCCTGTCCCACACAG TGAGGTCCACTCTGTGGCCTGGCTGGCTGACCAGGCTGCCCAGCGCTACTACCAGACCTGTGGGCTACTACCCAGACTCACCCTACGGAAGGAGGGAGCTTTGCTGGCCCCACAGGACTCCATCTCTGATGTGCTGCAGAGCAACGATGAG GTGTTGGCTGAAGTGACTTCATGGGACCTGCCCCCCTTGACTGACCGCTACCGCAGGGCCTGCCAGAGCCTGGGACAAG GGGAGCACCAGCAGGTGCTGCAGGCCATGGAGCACCAGGGCTCAAGCACCTCCTTCAGCGCCTGCTCCCTGGCCCTGAGCCAGGCCCAGCTCACACCCTTGCTTCGGGCCCTCAAGCTACACACAGCACTCCGGGAACTGCACCTGGCAGGGAATCGACTGGGGGATGGATGTGCTAATGAGCTGCTGGCTGCCCTgagcaccatgcccagcctggtCCTCCTTGATCTCTCCTCTAATCACCTCGGCCAAGAAAGTCTGCGCCAACTTGCTGGGGGCCCTCAAGGCCAGGCCACCTTGCAG AAATTGGAGGAGCTGGACTTAAGCATGAACCCTCTGGGGGACAGTTGTGGCCAGGCCTTGGCTTCCCTCCTACGGGCCTGCCCCTTACTCAGCACTCTGCATCTAAAGGCCTGTGGCTTTGGTTCCACCTTATTCCTGAGCCaccaggcagccctgggcagtGCCTTCCAAG ATGCTGAGCACCTGAAGACCCTGTCCTTGTCTTACAACGCTCTGGGTGCCCTTGCCCTGGCCAGGGCCCTGCAAAGCCTGCCCACCCGTACACTTTTGCACCTAGAACTTGGCTCTGTGGCAAACAGCAAGAGCGACATGGGCCTCATGGAGCCCATTGTCAGGTACCTGGCCAAG GAAGACTGTGCTCTGGTCCACCTCACCCTGTCTGCAAATTACCTGGGTGACACAGCTGTGAGAGAACTGAGCAG GTGTCTCCCTCTCTGCCCCTCGCTTATCTCTCTGGACCTGTCTGCCAACCCTGAAATCAGTTGTGCCAGCCTGCAGGAGCTCCTATCTGCCCTCCAGCAGCGGCCCGaaggcctccatttccttggcCTGTCAG GCTGCGCTGTCCAGGGCCCCCTGAGTCCGGGTCTCTGGGACAAGATCACCGTGCAGCTGCGGGAGCTCCAACTATGCAGCAGAGGCCTGTGCGCCGAGGACCGCGATGCCCTGCACCAGCGGCTGCAGGGTCCCAGTTCATGCACTCTGACTCGGGGCCCCCAGCTCTTCTTCCGGCGCCTCTAA
- the Vps28 gene encoding vacuolar protein sorting-associated protein 28 homolog isoform X2, with the protein MFHGIPATPGMGAPGNKPELYEEVKLYKNAREREKYDNMAELFAVVKTMQALEKAYIKDCVTPNEYTAACSRLLVQYKAAFRQVQGSEISSIDEFCRKFRLDCPLAMERVKEDRPITIKDDKGNLNRCIADVVSLFITVMDKLRLEIRAMDEIQPDLRELMETMHRMSHLPPDFEGRQTVNQWLQTLSGMSASDELDDSQVRQMLFDLESAYNAFNRFLHA; encoded by the exons ATGTTTCACGGGATCCCAGCCACTCCGGGCATGGGAG CCCCTGGGAACAAGCCAGAGCTGTATGAG GAAGTGAAGTTGTACAAGAATGCCCGGGAGAGAGAGAA GTATGACAACATGGCAGAGCTGTTTGCAGTAGTGAAGACAATGCAGGCACTGGAAAAAGCATACATCAAGGACTGCGTCACCCCCAACGA GTACACTGCAGCCTGCTCTCGGCTCCTGGTCCAGTACAAAGCTGCCTTCCGGCAGGTTCAAGGCTCAGAAATCAGTTCCATTGATGAATTCTGCCGCAAGTTCCGC CTGGACTGCCCGCTCGCCATGGAGAGGGTCAAGGAGGACAGGCCCATCACCATCAAGGACGACAAGGGCAACCTCAATCGCTGTATTGCCGATGTTGTCTCA CTCTTCATCACAGTCATGGACAAACTGCGCCTAGAGATCCGTGCCATGGATGAG ATCCAGCCCGACCTGCGGGAGCTGATGGAGACCATGCACCGCATGAGCCACCTGCCCCCAGACTTCGAGGGCCGCCAAACAGTCAACCAATG GCTACAGACCCTGAGTGGCATGTCAGCATCCGACGAGCTCGATGACTCCCAGGTGCGTCAGATGCTCTTCGATCTGGAGTCTGCCTACAACGCCTTTAACCGCTTCTTGCACGCCTGA